Genomic window (SAR202 cluster bacterium):
CTAATTGGCCATATGCGTCTACTGCTTTTTGTATTACAGCTTCTCCACCTGTCATAAGAGAAACATCTTCGTAAGACGCAACAGCCTTACCACCGTTATCAGTAATTTCTTTTACTACTTGATCCGCAAAAACTGGAGAATTACCAGTACCATCAACTTCACACCCCA
Coding sequences:
- a CDS encoding SDR family NAD(P)-dependent oxidoreductase, with product MSGRFADQVAVVSGGGRGIGRAVALLLAEEGASVVVNDLGCEVDGTGNSPVFADQVVKEITDNGGKAVASYEDVSLMTGGEAVIQKAVDAYGQL